A genomic segment from Lagenorhynchus albirostris chromosome X, mLagAlb1.1, whole genome shotgun sequence encodes:
- the CDX4 gene encoding homeobox protein CDX-4 → MYRSCLLEKETGMYSGTLRSPAGGGTAGAGATGDGGSPMPASNFAAAPSYAHYMGYPHMPGMDPHGPSLGAWGSPYSPPREDWSVYPGPSSTMGTVPMNDMTSSPAAFGSPEYSNLEPAAGGNSGSSLPTPAGGSLFPIDACTADASSNRSRHSPYAWMRKTVQVTGKTRTKEKYRVVYTDHQRLELEKEFHCNRYITIRRKSELAVNLGLSERQVKIWFQNRRAKERKMIKKKISQFENSRGSVQSDSGSISPGELPNTFFTTPSAVRGFQPIEIPQVIVSE, encoded by the exons ATGTACAGAAGCTGCCTTTTGGAAAAAGAAACGGGCATGTACTCGGGCACTCTCAGGAGCCCTGCAGGAGGTGGCACAGCCGGGGCTGGCGCCACTGGGGATGGTGGGAGTCCGATGCCAGCCTCCAACTTCGCAGCGGCTCCGTCTTATGCGCACTATATGGGGTATCCCCATATGCCCGGTATGGATCCTCACGGGCCATCGTTGGGGGCCTGGGGGTCACCCTATAGTCCCCCTCGGGAAGACTGGAGCGTGTACCCCGGGCCGTCCAGTACAATGGGCACGGTGCCCATGAACGACATGACCTCGAGCCCTGCTGCTTTCGGCTCGCCGGAATACAGCAACCTGGAACCCGCAGCGGGTGGAAACAGCGGTAGCAGCCTGCCTACACCAGCCGGCGGATCACTGTTCCCCATCGACGCCTGCACCGCCGACGCCAGTTCTAACAGAAGCCGCCACAGCCCCTATGCGTGGATGCGCAAGACCGTGCAGGTGACTG GGAAAACCAGGACAAAAGAAAAGTATCGTGTGGTTTACACAGATCATCAAAGGTTGGAGCTGGAGAAGGAATTCCACTGCAACAGATACATCACCATTCGGAGAAAATCAGAGCTGGCAGTCAACTTGGGCCTTTCTGAGAGACAg GTGAAAATCTGGTTTCAGAATCGCAGAGCCAAGGAGAGAAAGatgatcaaaaagaaaatatcccaGTTTGAGAACAGTAGAGGCTCAGTGCAAAGTGACTCTGGCTCCATCAGCCCTGGGGAACTACCTAACACTTTTTTCACCACCCCATCTGCTGTCCGTGGATTTCAGCCTATTGAGATACCTCAGGTCATAGTCTCTGAATga